A region of Natribaculum luteum DNA encodes the following proteins:
- a CDS encoding IS607 family transposase has protein sequence MPRSYAIGEFAEELGVHPETVKRWCRNGDLDYTRTPGGDRRIPHRELLRLAGGARPRDHVALYARVSSHGQKDNGDLDRQLDRLRDHAHDNGWTVETTYTDVGSGLNEDRRGLNQLLDDVQDSDYGRVLVTYEDRLTRFGFSYLERLLDHHGVTITVIEDETDKTAQEELVDDLIKLVASFSGKLYGMRSSKKQQVVNAVESEVNPDD, from the coding sequence ATGCCACGGTCGTACGCCATCGGCGAGTTCGCGGAGGAACTTGGCGTCCACCCCGAAACTGTCAAACGGTGGTGTCGAAACGGCGACCTTGACTACACACGCACGCCCGGCGGCGACCGACGCATCCCACACCGCGAACTCCTCCGCCTCGCTGGTGGTGCTCGCCCCCGCGACCACGTCGCGCTCTACGCCCGCGTCTCCAGTCACGGACAGAAAGACAACGGCGACCTGGATCGGCAACTCGACCGTCTTCGAGACCACGCTCACGACAACGGATGGACGGTCGAAACCACCTACACAGACGTCGGCAGCGGTCTCAACGAAGACCGTCGCGGGCTCAACCAACTCCTCGACGACGTACAAGACAGCGACTACGGCCGCGTCCTCGTCACCTACGAGGACAGACTCACCCGCTTTGGCTTCTCCTACCTCGAACGCCTTCTCGACCACCACGGCGTCACCATCACCGTCATCGAAGACGAGACGGACAAAACCGCACAGGAAGAACTCGTCGACGACCTCATCAAGCTCGTCGCCAGCTTCTCCGGCAAGCTCTACGGAATGCGATCCAGCAAAAAACAACAGGTCGTCAACGCCGTCGAATCCGAGGTGAACCCCGATGACTGA
- a CDS encoding PQQ-binding-like beta-propeller repeat protein translates to MSDVTVPDRGTPVWNSGGATTISPLIAGETVVSVDDGLTALDAETGNQKWQTDLDSDPSSASLTQPSVADGNILLGSKGQLRSFDLEDGSEQWVRKIDGAPIGPITVGPDNQIGIVPFERPEKGDSVIELVAFAVSSGETEWTAPLLVSVRTTPPAIFDSRVYTGGYTRDETPIIRCLDADSGELVWERELDDPATQPVATEDGIIVGDGGSLIVYDPAEGERLASIDVTDREIRAIAIADGMAFVLSYDGLIALSISDGSEHWSVKGDPQADGLAVGRNTVVAPISSDAFDLDTSWPCIAAFDRSDGTTRWYYTIDDTFDPAISAPPVIADGAVFAMSNKRSGITALGDLPPEED, encoded by the coding sequence ATGTCCGATGTCACTGTGCCCGACCGCGGGACGCCTGTTTGGAACAGCGGCGGTGCTACAACGATCTCGCCGCTGATTGCTGGAGAGACGGTGGTTTCGGTCGACGACGGCCTGACGGCGTTAGACGCAGAGACCGGCAACCAGAAATGGCAAACCGATCTCGACAGTGACCCATCAAGCGCATCCCTCACACAGCCGTCTGTTGCTGACGGGAACATCCTGCTTGGCTCTAAGGGACAGCTGCGCTCGTTCGATCTCGAGGATGGCAGCGAGCAGTGGGTACGGAAGATCGACGGTGCCCCGATCGGACCGATAACAGTCGGTCCAGACAATCAGATCGGGATCGTCCCGTTCGAGCGTCCGGAGAAGGGCGATTCCGTCATCGAACTCGTGGCGTTTGCCGTCTCGTCGGGCGAGACCGAGTGGACGGCTCCACTTCTTGTGTCCGTTCGAACGACGCCGCCAGCGATATTTGACAGCCGGGTCTATACCGGAGGGTATACACGCGATGAGACGCCGATTATCCGCTGTTTGGATGCCGATAGTGGCGAACTCGTGTGGGAACGGGAACTGGACGACCCAGCGACCCAACCAGTCGCCACCGAAGACGGGATCATAGTTGGAGACGGCGGGAGTCTCATCGTCTACGACCCAGCCGAGGGCGAGCGTCTGGCTTCAATAGATGTCACGGACCGCGAGATCAGAGCGATCGCCATCGCCGACGGGATGGCATTCGTTCTTTCTTACGATGGGCTGATCGCGTTGTCGATTTCAGACGGCTCGGAACACTGGTCTGTCAAGGGAGACCCGCAGGCGGACGGACTTGCAGTCGGTCGAAATACTGTCGTGGCACCGATTTCCTCTGACGCCTTCGATCTCGACACGTCGTGGCCGTGTATCGCCGCCTTTGACCGGAGCGATGGAACGACGCGGTGGTATTATACCATAGATGACACTTTTGATCCGGCAATTAGTGCTCCACCGGTCATCGCCGACGGTGCTGTCTTTGCGATGAGCAATAAGCGATCTGGGATTACCGCCCTTGGAGATCTTCCTCCCGAAGAAGACTGA
- a CDS encoding ArdC-like ssDNA-binding domain-containing protein — protein sequence MATSSSTQETFDNSDTRHDEMHRTIEAWIQDLVDEVDDAVSSEQFTEWLDVHSRFHDYSHRNTLLIKLQCPEATRVAGYRTWQNEFDRHVKEGETAIWIWAPIIAKQCPDCGNSPSYHERSDCEYDETPPGSWEKGLVGFRPAPVFDISQTDGEPLPDLETEARGQTDELIPALLEAADALEVDVEVVPPQDWSHGNAKGICEYRPQEQPRVAVRDRENDADLAVTLVHEYAHALLHSVDDEAERSKRELEAEAVGYIVGRYFELDTSGSAFYLAAWEGDEPETILDRLERISSTAQEIIDVVDGVMADE from the coding sequence ATGGCTACGAGCAGCAGCACTCAGGAAACGTTCGACAATTCGGACACCCGGCACGACGAGATGCACAGGACGATCGAAGCATGGATCCAGGACCTGGTCGACGAGGTCGATGACGCCGTCTCGAGCGAGCAGTTCACAGAGTGGTTAGACGTTCATAGTCGCTTCCACGACTACTCGCACCGAAACACGCTGTTGATCAAACTCCAATGTCCAGAGGCAACACGCGTTGCTGGCTACCGAACGTGGCAAAACGAGTTCGACCGGCATGTAAAAGAAGGAGAAACAGCGATCTGGATCTGGGCACCCATCATCGCGAAGCAGTGTCCCGACTGCGGAAACTCGCCGTCGTATCACGAGCGCAGTGACTGTGAATACGATGAGACACCGCCGGGCAGCTGGGAGAAAGGACTCGTGGGCTTTCGACCAGCGCCCGTCTTCGACATCTCACAGACTGACGGCGAGCCACTGCCCGACCTCGAGACAGAAGCAAGGGGACAGACTGATGAATTGATCCCCGCACTCCTCGAGGCAGCAGACGCACTCGAGGTAGACGTAGAGGTCGTGCCACCCCAGGACTGGTCGCATGGGAACGCCAAGGGCATCTGTGAGTACCGCCCTCAAGAGCAGCCACGCGTCGCTGTCCGTGATCGCGAGAACGACGCTGACCTCGCCGTCACGCTCGTTCACGAGTACGCACATGCGCTGTTGCACAGCGTCGATGACGAGGCTGAGCGATCGAAACGTGAACTCGAGGCCGAAGCGGTCGGCTACATTGTCGGTCGGTATTTCGAACTGGACACGAGTGGGTCGGCGTTCTACCTCGCTGCATGGGAGGGTGACGAACCCGAGACGATCCTCGATCGCCTCGAGCGAATCAGTTCGACCGCCCAAGAGATCATCGACGTCGTCGACGGGGTGATGGCCGATGAGTGA
- a CDS encoding HalOD1 output domain-containing protein, with amino-acid sequence MSDGPLLFEIVEALENQGLGRDEYQLQRVIDVEALEQLVDSADPHTDLGIQFTVSEFRVLVTDSEVTVDRI; translated from the coding sequence ATGAGTGATGGACCGCTTCTGTTCGAGATCGTCGAGGCACTCGAGAACCAGGGACTCGGCCGTGATGAGTACCAACTGCAGCGGGTGATCGACGTCGAAGCACTCGAGCAACTTGTGGACTCAGCAGATCCTCACACAGATCTCGGAATCCAATTCACGGTTAGTGAGTTCCGTGTGCTAGTTACAGACTCTGAGGTGACTGTCGATAGAATATAA
- a CDS encoding AbrB/MazE/SpoVT family DNA-binding domain-containing protein, translated as MSSERIDAESKVSGNQANIPARIRRELGIDDGDQLRWHIEDDGSVRVQVIQQQTGTFAEFDGYEGETDTNVTTDHDAWGVDVE; from the coding sequence ATGAGCAGTGAACGGATCGACGCCGAAAGTAAGGTGTCAGGGAATCAGGCGAACATCCCAGCTCGAATTCGGCGTGAACTCGGTATCGACGACGGTGATCAGCTTCGGTGGCATATCGAAGACGATGGGAGCGTCCGCGTCCAAGTCATTCAACAGCAAACGGGAACGTTTGCCGAGTTCGATGGCTACGAGGGCGAGACGGATACCAACGTTACGACCGATCATGACGCTTGGGGCGTCGATGTAGAGTAA
- a CDS encoding PIN domain-containing protein produces the protein MPRALIDTTVLFAAAYRRDSSHEVALPVLRGIDSGDLPEAVVLDYVLAETLNGLVTHAGHDAAVDLLNRIEENARFHIDSLTADALATGKALFRQHEPLSFVDSCIIAYMQTEGLGYLYAFDDDFDAAEDVYRLDTATNPYDPN, from the coding sequence ATGCCACGCGCGCTCATCGATACGACAGTTCTCTTCGCAGCAGCATACCGACGGGACAGTTCTCACGAAGTCGCGCTTCCGGTACTCCGTGGCATCGACAGCGGGGACCTTCCAGAGGCGGTGGTCCTTGACTACGTCCTCGCGGAAACGCTCAACGGGCTCGTTACCCATGCCGGCCACGACGCAGCTGTTGATCTCCTCAATCGTATTGAGGAAAACGCTCGCTTCCATATCGACTCGCTCACTGCCGACGCCCTTGCAACGGGAAAAGCACTGTTCCGACAGCATGAGCCGCTGTCTTTTGTCGATAGCTGCATTATTGCGTACATGCAGACCGAGGGGCTCGGCTATCTGTATGCATTCGACGATGACTTCGATGCAGCAGAAGATGTCTACCGACTCGACACAGCCACGAACCCCTACGATCCTAATTGA
- a CDS encoding AAA domain-containing protein: MSLLFESAIGNFDLSSAALHSPADETFEPVRDDPIPIDGIVEYASYHDQLVHPEKDDWIVIPLHTRNSAALSGEYLAFTEHTLHGDVFIYDDGGDYASVDQDTFAVSSLANRVRFWHSDYAPDDPPSYFDSPIAEREPPRNPLSDDNDTDTFFDELESFVRAEMDAQRDQNRAKAAASTPEALRAEGFGAIPSLASLGHPEDGIYRFRIDDGQVDRQHDTHRVVQSEFRIFEGNEVLLHPPSKEHSPDAFPIPATVDTIEGLTVSLAIDWYTIENRSTVGAFLRQKRRRFALTQLLNPVPYERELAAIARVRDRDDQRALLTGDTAVTFGDTAGVKSSQQDVELNQEQELAVSCALLADHLFCIHGPPGTGKTRTLVEVVRRSVEAGDDVLVCADSNQAVDNLIAGSSTATETDDRSLHAHAQHGAGEFVLRRVNASRSSNEVVSTKYATCDGLADVVAATNSSAATLEREFDVLVLDEATQATCTASCIPLSRADKVILAGDHKQLPPFSATEEPPESAAGLSLFEHLYADGGVYEGVGVQLRTQYRMHRDIAWFPNRRFYDRALRQGRDVTALEDRPAFVGYDIGGSEETIDHSKRNDAEVRLVAHIVGELLADADLSPSEIGVITPYTAQANAIQKKLARHLDSGRNITVDTIDSFQGSEKVAIVISLVRSNTTGETGFLGRPLDGPRRLNVAMTRAQQFCAIVGDWYTLRSSPDGTDENTGLYDDLYSFLESTGRLRQVEPEFIPVPK; the protein is encoded by the coding sequence ATGTCTCTCCTCTTCGAGAGTGCGATCGGCAATTTTGACCTCTCGAGTGCTGCCCTCCATTCACCGGCAGACGAGACGTTCGAACCGGTGCGAGATGATCCCATTCCAATCGATGGGATCGTCGAATATGCGAGCTACCACGACCAACTCGTACATCCCGAGAAAGACGACTGGATCGTAATTCCGCTCCATACACGCAATAGCGCAGCACTCTCGGGCGAATATCTCGCCTTCACAGAACACACACTCCATGGCGATGTTTTCATCTACGATGATGGCGGCGACTATGCTTCGGTCGATCAAGACACGTTTGCCGTCTCATCGCTAGCCAACCGGGTACGCTTCTGGCACTCCGATTACGCGCCTGACGATCCGCCGTCGTACTTCGACTCTCCCATTGCAGAGCGGGAACCACCGCGAAATCCGCTTTCTGACGACAACGACACAGACACCTTCTTTGACGAACTCGAGTCGTTCGTTCGGGCAGAGATGGACGCCCAACGTGACCAAAACCGAGCGAAAGCAGCCGCGTCAACACCCGAGGCACTCCGTGCCGAGGGATTCGGTGCGATTCCATCGCTTGCATCCCTCGGCCACCCAGAAGATGGTATCTACCGATTCAGAATCGACGATGGACAAGTCGATCGGCAGCATGACACGCATAGAGTCGTCCAGAGTGAATTCCGGATCTTCGAAGGAAACGAAGTGCTCCTCCACCCACCAAGCAAAGAGCACTCACCAGATGCGTTCCCGATTCCAGCGACAGTCGATACGATCGAGGGACTAACCGTCAGTCTCGCTATCGACTGGTATACGATCGAGAACCGGTCGACTGTCGGTGCGTTCCTCCGCCAGAAGCGACGGAGATTTGCACTCACCCAACTGTTGAATCCCGTTCCGTACGAGCGCGAACTTGCTGCGATTGCGCGCGTTCGCGACCGTGATGATCAACGCGCGCTCTTGACAGGCGACACAGCAGTCACCTTCGGGGACACGGCTGGTGTCAAGAGTAGCCAGCAAGACGTCGAACTGAACCAGGAACAGGAGCTTGCAGTGTCCTGTGCCCTCCTTGCTGATCACCTCTTTTGCATTCACGGGCCGCCAGGCACAGGCAAGACGCGAACGCTCGTCGAAGTCGTCAGGCGCTCAGTCGAGGCTGGGGACGACGTCCTCGTCTGTGCCGATTCAAACCAAGCCGTCGACAATCTCATTGCTGGCTCGAGCACGGCGACTGAGACCGACGACCGATCACTGCACGCCCATGCACAACACGGTGCCGGCGAGTTCGTACTCCGACGCGTGAACGCCAGCAGATCCTCGAACGAGGTCGTCAGCACCAAGTATGCCACCTGCGACGGACTGGCCGATGTCGTCGCAGCGACGAACAGCAGCGCAGCGACCCTCGAGCGAGAGTTCGATGTCCTCGTCCTCGATGAGGCGACACAGGCGACATGCACCGCCTCGTGTATCCCGCTTTCGCGAGCGGACAAAGTGATCCTCGCAGGCGACCACAAGCAGTTGCCGCCATTCAGTGCAACCGAAGAGCCACCGGAGTCTGCAGCCGGTCTCTCCCTGTTCGAGCACCTCTACGCCGACGGCGGCGTTTACGAGGGTGTTGGCGTCCAGCTCCGAACGCAGTACCGGATGCATCGCGACATCGCCTGGTTTCCGAACCGCCGCTTCTACGACCGGGCCCTGCGGCAAGGGCGTGACGTTACCGCACTCGAGGACCGGCCTGCATTCGTCGGATATGATATCGGTGGGAGCGAGGAAACGATCGATCACTCCAAGCGCAACGACGCAGAGGTGCGACTCGTTGCCCATATCGTCGGCGAACTGCTCGCCGATGCAGATCTCAGCCCATCCGAAATCGGCGTCATTACGCCATACACGGCTCAGGCTAACGCGATTCAAAAGAAGCTAGCGAGACATCTTGATTCTGGAAGAAACATCACGGTCGACACGATCGATTCCTTCCAAGGGAGCGAAAAAGTCGCAATCGTAATTTCGTTAGTTCGGAGTAACACAACTGGCGAGACAGGCTTCCTCGGGCGTCCACTTGATGGTCCCCGACGGTTGAACGTCGCGATGACTCGTGCCCAACAGTTCTGTGCGATCGTCGGCGACTGGTACACGTTACGCTCATCTCCAGACGGCACCGACGAAAACACTGGCCTGTACGATGACCTCTACTCATTCCTCGAGAGCACCGGGAGACTACGTCAGGTCGAACCGGAGTTCATTCCCGTCCCCAAGTAA